The following are encoded together in the Cicer arietinum cultivar CDC Frontier isolate Library 1 chromosome 2, Cicar.CDCFrontier_v2.0, whole genome shotgun sequence genome:
- the LOC101515070 gene encoding ribonuclease E/G-like protein, chloroplastic isoform X1 — MEFIAEVGFLHHPHHFLTPFSNPYTLPPRRHICHHVPMHGEYRFTCCLKNHKSVRRLASFTAEKGNSTTDVDDICKIIWTVEADLEDDHLLYITGDLAVLGCWKPNMAVLMSPTEHANIWKAESEIAFGLNFKYNYFIKEKSRSSSGIIWKPGPAFSLSVPLTVPILEDNKIVVRDLWIRSHFHMSSAHEWSYCSEETYLLKQPSIFFPVKDERRNTSLLENDFLKPETLILEDQLFLDNEDMVIMSNKDSTSTNILSENYDPVEEPWLPHSPGFIVSEDKTESNESKTNDTVKEQVKLVDKEELLPEESSSSIPKDPVSTILLINSSICTMQRIAVLEDDKLVELLLEPVKTNVQCDSVYVGVITKLLPSMGGAFVDIGNSKLALLEFKSYKEPFIFPPFCRKKKKQEIEPKGKNGHMSRATDIPDGILDIHSEDDCLKSVHNDYDEYEADDDFCISEVLKENVNGSVVDDEVEADFEDDVEGTDVHIEGEINDSSLPVGTNGSINNHILHTKDTKRETGVNKWNQVRKGTKVVVQVVKEGLGTKGPNLTAFPKLRSRFWVLMARCDKIGVSKKISGVERTRLKVIAKTLQPEGFGITVRTVAAGHSFEELQKDLEGLLSTWNNIMENAKSAALAADEGVEGAVPIILHRAMDQTLSVVQDYFNDNVKKLVVDSPRTFHEVTNYLQDIAPDLCDRVELYDKKVPLFDEYNIEGELDNILSKRVPLANGGSLIIEQTEALVSIDVNGGHGMLCQETSKQKAILEVNLAAARQIARELRVRDIGGIIVVDFIDMTDEANKKLVYEEIKKAIERDRSVVKVSELSRYGLMEITRQRVRPSVTFMISEPCACCHATGRVEALETSFSKIEQQICRILATMDRKGEPQKPKSWPKFIVRVDQHMCKYLTSGKKTKLAILSSSLKVWIFLKVSRGFTKGAFEVKPLTVDKVGKNQHQVAVSKKANTKNLAKVYSSSSEKSKAG, encoded by the exons ACATATATGCCATCATGTACCAATGCATGGAGAATATAGATTCACGTGCTGTCTGAAGAACCATAAATCAGTCAGAAGATTAGCTTCATTTACAGCAGAGAAGG GAAATTCAACCACTGATGTTGATGATATATGTAAGATCATTTGGACTGTAGAAGCTGATTTAGAAGATGATCACCTTCTGTATATAACTGGGGATCTTGCTGTGTTAGGCTGCTGGAAACCAAACATGGCTGTACTAATGTCTCCTACAGAGCACGCTAACATATGGAAAGCTGAATCTGAG ATTGCTTTTGGTTTgaactttaaatataattatttcattaagGAAAAGTCAAGGTCCTCAAGTGGCATTATTTGGAAGCCTGGACCAGCATTTTCTCTTTCAGTACCTCTTACAGTCCCAATCCTAGAAGATAATAAAATTGTGGTGAGGGATTTATGGATTAGGTCTCATTTCCATATGTCTTCAGCTCATGAATGGAGTTACTGCTCTGAGGAAACATATCTTCTTAAGCAGCCTTCTATTTTTTTCCCAGTCAAAG ATGAACGAAGGAATACGAGTCTCCTTGAAAATGATTTCCTAAAGCCCGAGACACTTATTTTGGAAGATCAATTATTTTTGGACAATGAGGACATGGTGATTATGAGTAACAAGGATTCAACTTCTACTAATATTCTTTCTGAGAATTACGATCCTGTTGAGGAACCCTGGCTACCCCATTCACCGGGTTTCATTGTCTCTGAGGATAAAACCGAATCCAATGAATCTAAAACTAATGACACTGTGAAAGAGCAGGTGAAGCTGGTAGATAAAGAAGAGTTGTTACCTGAAGAAAGTAGTAGTTCAATTCCAAAAGACCCTGTTTCCACCATTTTACTAATAAACTCATCAATATGTACCATGCAAAGAATTGCAGTACTGGAGGATGACAAATTGGTTGAGTTACTATTGGAACCAGTTAAGACTAATGTGCAATGTGATAGTGTGTATGTTGGGGTAATCACAAAGCTTCTTCCTTCTATGGGAGGAGCTTTTGTTGATATTGGGAATTCTAAACTCGCTCTTTTGGAGTTTAAGTCATACAAAGAACCATTTATATTCCCTCCGTTTTGtcgaaagaaaaagaaacaagaAATTGAACCTAAAGGAAAAAATGGTCACATGTCTCGTGCTACTGACATCCCTGATGGAATACTGGACATACATTCTGAGGATGATTGCTTAAAATCTGTACACAATGATTATGATGAGTATGAAGCAGATGATGATTTTTGTATTTCAGAAGTTCTTAAGGAAAATGTGAATGGTAGTGTGGTTGATGATGAAGTAGAAGCTGACTTTGAGGATGATGTAGAGGGAACTGATGTCCATATAGAAGGAGAAATAAATGACAGTTCTCTTCCTGTTGGCACAAATGGGTCTATCAACAATCATATTTTGCATACAAAAGATACAAAACGAGAAACTGGAGTAAATAAATGGAACCAAGTTCGCAAGGGAACCAAAGTAGTTGTACAAGTTGTTAAAGAGGGCCTTGGTACCAAGGGTCCCAATCTGACTGCTTTTCCCAAACTAAGAAGTAGATTTTGG GTTTTGATGGCACGTTGTGATAAAATTGGAGTTTCCAAAAAGATTTCTGGTGTCGAGCGCACAAGGTTGAAAGTTATAGCAAAGACATTGCAACCTGAGGGTTTTGGTATTACTGTAAGAACTGTTGCTGCTGGCCATTCTTTTGAGGAACTGCAGAAAGACTTGGAAGGTTTGCTCTCGACTTGGAATAACATAATGGAAAATGCAAAATCTGCTGCTCTTGCTGCTGATGAAGGGGTGGAAGGAGCTGTTCCTATTATTTTGCACCGGGCAATGGATCAAACTCTCTCAGTGGTCCAAGATTATTTCAATGACAAT GTCAAGAAATTGGTGGTTGACTCTCCAAGGACATTTCATGAG GTGACCAATTACCTTCAGGACATTGCCCCTGATCTTTGTGATCGAGTTGAACTATATGATAAAAAGGTTCCCCTTTTCGATGAATACAACATTGAAGGAGAGCTTGACAATATCCTCAGCAAAAG GGTTCCACTTGCTAATGGAGGTTCTCTAATCATCGAACAAACTGAGGCATTAGTTTCTATTGATGTAAATGGAGGACATGGGATGCTTTGTCAGGAAACTTCCAAGCAGAAAGCTATTCTGGAGGTCAACCTTGCAGCTGCAAGACAG ATTGCAAGGGAGTTGCGAGTTCGAGATATTGGTGGCATCATTGTGGTAGATTTCATTGATATGACGGATGAAG caaataaaaaattggtctATGAAGAAATCAAGAAAGCCATTGAGAGAGACAGATCTGTTGTGAAGGTCTCCGAATTGTCAAGATACGGACTCATGGAAATAACACGACAGAGG GTTCGACCTAGTGTGACTTTCATGATTAGTGAACCATGTGCCTGTTGCCATGCTACAGGCAGGGTTGAAGCTTTAGAGACCTCCTTCTCAAAAATTGAACAGCAAATTTGCCGGATTCTT GCAACAATGGACCGTAAGGGAGAACCTCAAAAGCCCAAATCCTGGCCAAAATTTATAGTGAGGGTTGACCAGCATATGTGTAAGTACTTGACTTCAGGGAAAAAGACAAAACTTGCAATATTAAGCAGTTCTCTCAAAGTTTGGATTTTCTTAAAG GTTTCTAGAGGGTTCACCAAAGGAGCGTTCGAGGTCAAACCACTTACAGTCGACAAAGTTGGTAAAAACCAACATCAAGTTGCAGTTTCAAAAAAGGCCAATACCAAAAATCTGGCCAAAGTTTACTCTAGTTCAAGTGAAAAATCAAAGGCTGGGTGA
- the LOC101515070 gene encoding ribonuclease E/G-like protein, chloroplastic isoform X2: MVIMSNKDSTSTNILSENYDPVEEPWLPHSPGFIVSEDKTESNESKTNDTVKEQVKLVDKEELLPEESSSSIPKDPVSTILLINSSICTMQRIAVLEDDKLVELLLEPVKTNVQCDSVYVGVITKLLPSMGGAFVDIGNSKLALLEFKSYKEPFIFPPFCRKKKKQEIEPKGKNGHMSRATDIPDGILDIHSEDDCLKSVHNDYDEYEADDDFCISEVLKENVNGSVVDDEVEADFEDDVEGTDVHIEGEINDSSLPVGTNGSINNHILHTKDTKRETGVNKWNQVRKGTKVVVQVVKEGLGTKGPNLTAFPKLRSRFWVLMARCDKIGVSKKISGVERTRLKVIAKTLQPEGFGITVRTVAAGHSFEELQKDLEGLLSTWNNIMENAKSAALAADEGVEGAVPIILHRAMDQTLSVVQDYFNDNVKKLVVDSPRTFHEVTNYLQDIAPDLCDRVELYDKKVPLFDEYNIEGELDNILSKRVPLANGGSLIIEQTEALVSIDVNGGHGMLCQETSKQKAILEVNLAAARQIARELRVRDIGGIIVVDFIDMTDEANKKLVYEEIKKAIERDRSVVKVSELSRYGLMEITRQRVRPSVTFMISEPCACCHATGRVEALETSFSKIEQQICRILATMDRKGEPQKPKSWPKFIVRVDQHMCKYLTSGKKTKLAILSSSLKVWIFLKVSRGFTKGAFEVKPLTVDKVGKNQHQVAVSKKANTKNLAKVYSSSSEKSKAG; encoded by the exons ATGGTGATTATGAGTAACAAGGATTCAACTTCTACTAATATTCTTTCTGAGAATTACGATCCTGTTGAGGAACCCTGGCTACCCCATTCACCGGGTTTCATTGTCTCTGAGGATAAAACCGAATCCAATGAATCTAAAACTAATGACACTGTGAAAGAGCAGGTGAAGCTGGTAGATAAAGAAGAGTTGTTACCTGAAGAAAGTAGTAGTTCAATTCCAAAAGACCCTGTTTCCACCATTTTACTAATAAACTCATCAATATGTACCATGCAAAGAATTGCAGTACTGGAGGATGACAAATTGGTTGAGTTACTATTGGAACCAGTTAAGACTAATGTGCAATGTGATAGTGTGTATGTTGGGGTAATCACAAAGCTTCTTCCTTCTATGGGAGGAGCTTTTGTTGATATTGGGAATTCTAAACTCGCTCTTTTGGAGTTTAAGTCATACAAAGAACCATTTATATTCCCTCCGTTTTGtcgaaagaaaaagaaacaagaAATTGAACCTAAAGGAAAAAATGGTCACATGTCTCGTGCTACTGACATCCCTGATGGAATACTGGACATACATTCTGAGGATGATTGCTTAAAATCTGTACACAATGATTATGATGAGTATGAAGCAGATGATGATTTTTGTATTTCAGAAGTTCTTAAGGAAAATGTGAATGGTAGTGTGGTTGATGATGAAGTAGAAGCTGACTTTGAGGATGATGTAGAGGGAACTGATGTCCATATAGAAGGAGAAATAAATGACAGTTCTCTTCCTGTTGGCACAAATGGGTCTATCAACAATCATATTTTGCATACAAAAGATACAAAACGAGAAACTGGAGTAAATAAATGGAACCAAGTTCGCAAGGGAACCAAAGTAGTTGTACAAGTTGTTAAAGAGGGCCTTGGTACCAAGGGTCCCAATCTGACTGCTTTTCCCAAACTAAGAAGTAGATTTTGG GTTTTGATGGCACGTTGTGATAAAATTGGAGTTTCCAAAAAGATTTCTGGTGTCGAGCGCACAAGGTTGAAAGTTATAGCAAAGACATTGCAACCTGAGGGTTTTGGTATTACTGTAAGAACTGTTGCTGCTGGCCATTCTTTTGAGGAACTGCAGAAAGACTTGGAAGGTTTGCTCTCGACTTGGAATAACATAATGGAAAATGCAAAATCTGCTGCTCTTGCTGCTGATGAAGGGGTGGAAGGAGCTGTTCCTATTATTTTGCACCGGGCAATGGATCAAACTCTCTCAGTGGTCCAAGATTATTTCAATGACAAT GTCAAGAAATTGGTGGTTGACTCTCCAAGGACATTTCATGAG GTGACCAATTACCTTCAGGACATTGCCCCTGATCTTTGTGATCGAGTTGAACTATATGATAAAAAGGTTCCCCTTTTCGATGAATACAACATTGAAGGAGAGCTTGACAATATCCTCAGCAAAAG GGTTCCACTTGCTAATGGAGGTTCTCTAATCATCGAACAAACTGAGGCATTAGTTTCTATTGATGTAAATGGAGGACATGGGATGCTTTGTCAGGAAACTTCCAAGCAGAAAGCTATTCTGGAGGTCAACCTTGCAGCTGCAAGACAG ATTGCAAGGGAGTTGCGAGTTCGAGATATTGGTGGCATCATTGTGGTAGATTTCATTGATATGACGGATGAAG caaataaaaaattggtctATGAAGAAATCAAGAAAGCCATTGAGAGAGACAGATCTGTTGTGAAGGTCTCCGAATTGTCAAGATACGGACTCATGGAAATAACACGACAGAGG GTTCGACCTAGTGTGACTTTCATGATTAGTGAACCATGTGCCTGTTGCCATGCTACAGGCAGGGTTGAAGCTTTAGAGACCTCCTTCTCAAAAATTGAACAGCAAATTTGCCGGATTCTT GCAACAATGGACCGTAAGGGAGAACCTCAAAAGCCCAAATCCTGGCCAAAATTTATAGTGAGGGTTGACCAGCATATGTGTAAGTACTTGACTTCAGGGAAAAAGACAAAACTTGCAATATTAAGCAGTTCTCTCAAAGTTTGGATTTTCTTAAAG GTTTCTAGAGGGTTCACCAAAGGAGCGTTCGAGGTCAAACCACTTACAGTCGACAAAGTTGGTAAAAACCAACATCAAGTTGCAGTTTCAAAAAAGGCCAATACCAAAAATCTGGCCAAAGTTTACTCTAGTTCAAGTGAAAAATCAAAGGCTGGGTGA
- the LOC101514743 gene encoding uncharacterized protein, with the protein MLGRSGFSRPGGFRPENLGQNTMAMIGNVCFSVFVIGVLVFTIMAATYEPEDPLFHPSTKITTFLTSKSNATFKSDNSVVRTGEDFMAANESVFGAIINMTDVDNSVSGETGEVVEATQCDGNSGPIDCRDPEVFHLMMRATIEKFKDIHFYRFGKPVAGSNDSSCDMAWRFRPKDGKAAAFYKDYRRFVIERSENCTLSVVSIGEYHTGMNARKRKKNQKGGLEKTSLNTDQVNALPVVGEMVNDSLPVVESESSFSRGKYLVYMGGGDRCKSMNHYLWSFLCALGEAQYLNRTLVMDLSICLSSIYTSSKQDEEGKDFRFYFDFEHLKEAASVLDKDQFWEDWSKWQQKDGMNLHLVEDFRVTPMKLMDVKDALIMRKFGSVEPDNYWYRVCEGETESIVQRPWHLIWKSRRLMDIMSAIASRLNWDYDSVHVVRGEKARNKELWPNLDAHTSPDALLSTLRDKIDEGRNLYIATNEPDTSFFDPLKDKYTTHFLDEYKDLWDVTSEWYSETTKLNNGVPVEFDGYMRVSIDTEVFLRGKKQLETFNDLTSDCKDGINTCNVAEN; encoded by the coding sequence ATGTTGGGTCGGTCTGGATTTTCTAGACCAGGAGGTTTCAGGCCAGAGAATTTAGGTCAGAATACTATGGCCATGATTGGTAATGTTTGTTTCTCAGTTTTTGTTATTGGGGTTTTGGTATTTACTATTATGGCTGCTACTTATGAACCTGAGGATCCTTTATTTCACCCTTCAACAAAGATCACAACATTTCTAACTTCCAAATCCAATGCTACTTTTAAGTCAGATAATAGTGTTGTTAGAACTGGAGAAGATTTTATGGCTGCCAATGAATCTGTTTTTGGTGCTATTATTAACATGACTGATGTTGATAACTCGGTTAGTGGCGAAACGGGTGAGGTGGTCGAGGCGACTCAGTGTGATGGCAATTCGGGTCCTATTGATTGTAGGGACCCTGAGGTTTTTCATTTGATGATGAGGGCTACTATTGAGAAGTTTAAGGATATACATTTTTATAGATTTGGGAAACCTGTTGCTGGATCGAATGATAGTAGTTGTGATATGGCGTGGCGGTTTAGGCCTAAGGATGGAAAAGCTGCTGCATTTTATAAGGATTATAGGAGATTTGTCATTGAAAGGTCCGAAAATTGTACGCTTAGTGTTGTTAGCATTGGGGAATATCATACTGGTATGAATGCaaggaagaggaagaagaatcAGAAGGGTGGACTAGAGAAGACGTCGTTGAATACGGACCAGGTGAACGCGTTGCCGGTTGTTGGAGAGATGGTTAATGACAGCCTCCCTGTAGTTGAGTCCGAAAGTTCGTTTAGTCGAGGTAAATACTTGGTTTATATGGGTGGTGGAGATCGGTGTAAGAGTATGAATCATTACTTGTGGAGTTTTTTGTGTGCTTTGGGAGAAGCTCAGTACCTAAATCGAACGTTGGTTATGGATTTGAGCATATGTCTGTCTTCGATTTACACTTCGTCGAAACAGGACGAGGAAGGAAAAGATTTCAGGTTTTACTTTGATTTTGAGCATTTGAAGGAGGCGGCGTCGGTGTTGGACAAGGATCAATTTTGGGAAGATTGGAGTAAGTGGCAACAAAAAGATGGGATGAATCTTCATCTTGTGGAGGATTTTAGGGTCACACCGATGAAACTTATGGATGTGAAGGATGCTTTAATCATGAGAAAGTTTGGATCGGTCGAGCCGGATAATTATTGGTATAGAGTCTGTGAAGGAGAGACAGAATCTATTGTTCAAAGGCCATGGCATTTGATTTGGAAATCGAGGCGGTTGATGGATATAATGTCTGCAATAGCTTCAAGGTTAAACTGGGATTATGACTCGGTTCATGTTGTAAGAGGTGAAAAGGCAAGAAACAAGGAGCTTTGGCCTAATCTCGATGCGCATACCTCCCCCGATGCACTTCTCTCAACTTTGCGGGACAAGATCGATGAAGGAAGAAACCTCTACATTGCAACAAATGAACCGGATACATCTTTCTTTGATCCTTTGAAGGATAAGTATACAACTCATTTTCTCGACGAATATAAGGATCTCTGGGACGTAACTAGTGAATGGTACTCTGAGACAACGAAACTCAACAACGGTGTTCCGGTAGAATTTGATGGTTACATGAGAGTATCCATTGATACAGAAGTGTTCTTGAGAGGTAAGAAGCAACTTGAAACTTTCAATGATTTGACCAGTGATTGCAAGGATGGTATCAATACATGTAATGTTGCAGAAAACTAA